TGATATTCGACATTCGCTACCCGCGCGCAACATACTACTCCCTCGTGCCCCTGACAATCGGCGTCATGCTTGCCTGTTCCGGCAAACACTCGTTTGGCGAGGGCCAGTTCCTCGGCATCCTCTACGCCCTAATAGccaccatcatcttcgtcaCCCAGAACATCTTCTCCAAGCGGCTCTTCAACGAAGCCGCGCGCGCCGAGCAAGAAGACGGGCACAGTAACGGTCACCGGTCCAAGAAGCTCGACAAGCTGAACCTTCTCTGTTACTCCTCTGGCATGGCCTTCATCCTTACCGGTCCCATCTGGCTGTGGTCTGAAGGCTTCTCCATAATCGGCGACTTCCTCTGGGACGGCTCGGTCGACCTGAGCGAGACGCCCAACTCGTTCGACCACGGCCGTCTGACCCTGGAATTCATATTCAACGGCACCTTCCATTTCGGCCAAAACATTCTCGCCTTTGTGCTGTTGAGCATGGTAAGCCCCGTCACTTACAGCGTCGCCTCCCTGCTCAAGCGcgtcttcgtcatcatcatcgccatcatctgGTTCCGCTCGCCGACGACCAACGTCCAAGCCGTCGGCATCGCCCTCACCTTTTTGGGCCTGTATTTGTACGACCGCAGCCAGGAGAAGAACAAAGCCGACCAGCGCGCGCGCTCGCTCTCTCGTTCCAAGATGCACGAATCGATCCTACCGCTTAACACCAAGCAAACCACCGAAACTTCTTCCCAGTATCAACCCTCCTCAAGCCTGAATACCCAAATAGGCGGGTACGGGTATATGCCCTCAATCCAGCCCACCACAAGTAGTGCCGACCTTGGCGCGAATAAAAAGGATGATGGGCCCAACCCTTCGTCAgtgtcaacaacagcaggaGGTGGGAGACAAAGAGGCGCGAGCATGGCCAAGGCTAATGGTGGATGGCTGCCGCCGGGGACGAGGCAGGAACATACATGGAGGGTTGGGGACGGGCGTGGGCAGAATGGTGGTGCCGAAGTTTCAGGGCCGGCGGGAGTTGCTGTTATGTCTTAGGATAGATAGAGGTTTAGATGAGCATCAAACCGGCATTGTTGGATTTGATTGTAATGATACTCTGCAGAGATGAGT
The Neurospora crassa OR74A linkage group II, whole genome shotgun sequence DNA segment above includes these coding regions:
- a CDS encoding ER to Golgi transporter; this translates as MAQYTASTGSSLRASPNLRQHHADTSAAPDTTEKFPDFDTSQTTNGYPSGNGRSTNAGSNAPSDQWRPRRESKVTWAPRDSPGPVNAYSHGRGHSRQTSISNAIHRMRSGSMSQNAHEIAEALRAPVSYKLIGLCMMWYWSSALTNTSSKSILTTFDKPATLTLIQFAFVCSYCLLASWLASTFPKLRTAVPALKHPIRKPSRDVIVTTLPLAAFQIFGHLLSSSATSKIPVSLVHTIKGLSPLFTVLAYRLIFDIRYPRATYYSLVPLTIGVMLACSGKHSFGEGQFLGILYALIATIIFVTQNIFSKRLFNEAARAEQEDGHSNGHRSKKLDKLNLLCYSSGMAFILTGPIWLWSEGFSIIGDFLWDGSVDLSETPNSFDHGRLTLEFIFNGTFHFGQNILAFVLLSMVSPVTYSVASLLKRVFVIIIAIIWFRSPTTNVQAVGIALTFLGLYLYDRSQEKNKADQRARSLSRSKMHESILPLNTKQTTETSSQYQPSSSLNTQIGGYGYMPSIQPTTSSADLGANKKDDGPNPSSVSTTAGGGRQRGASMAKANGGWLPPGTRQEHTWRVGDGRGQNGGAEVSGPAGVAVMS